The sequence CCGTCGGCGAAGGTGAACACTTCGGTGTCCAGCAGGTAGTCCGTCAGCTCGGCGGAGCCGGCGTTGTAGTGGATACCGAGGGACTGTTCCTGGATGAGGAAGTTGCTGCTGGCGAAGTCCACCTGCAGCGCGGCCGCGAGCGCCAGCGGCCCGAGCGGGCAGTGCGGGGCGATCGCGGCGCCGTAGGTCTCGGCCAGGACGGCGATCCTGCGGGTCTCAGAGATGCCGCCGGCGTGTGCCAGGTCGGGCTGCACCACGCTGACCCCGGCGGTGAGCACCGGCAAGGTGTCCCAGCGGGAGTAGAGCCGCTCGCCGGTGGCGATCGGGATGGAGGTGCTGGCCACGAGCTGGTCCCAGGCGGTGTTCAGCTCGGGCACCACCGGCTCCTCCACGAACAGCGGGTGGAACTCCTCCAGCAGCGGCAGCAACCGGCGGGCGTAGCCGGGTGAGATCCGGCCGTGGAAGTCGATGGCGAAGTCCCCCTCGGTGCCAAGGGTCTCGCGTGCTGCGCGAGCGCGGTCCAGGATCGCTGTGGTCTCGGCCAGGGATCCCAGGTGCTCGGTGGCACCGGAGGCGTTCATCTTCACCGCGGTCAGCCCGGTGGCGAGCTGGGTCTCGATCGCGGCGGCCACATCGCTCGGATCGTCCCCGCCGATCCAGCCGTAGACGCGGACCTTGTCCCGCACGGGTCCGCCGAGCAGCTCGTGCACCGGGACCCCAAGCGCCTTGCCCTTGATGTCCCAGAGCGCGTGGTCGATCCCGGAGACGGCGGAGCCGAACACCGGGCCGCCGCGATAGAAGCCGGTGCGGGTCATCAGGTGCCAGAGGTGCTCGATCCGGGTGGCATCCTGGCCGATCAGCAGGTCGGTGTACCCGTCGATCGCACCCTGGACGGCCTCGGCGTGGCCCTCCAGACTCGCCTCGCCCCAGCCGACGTGCCCGTCCTCGGTCTCCAGCCGGACCAGCAGCCAGCGAGGGGCGACCTGAAAGGTTTCGATGCGCTCGATGATCACAGTGCCCACCGTACCCAGGTGCCGAGACCGTCCCGACGAGTGAACGCCGTCGGCCCCCGTATCGCAGGCAGGGGCGAATCCTGACCCAGGTCGGCTCACTCTCGTCAACTCGTTCTATGACTCCGAGGCTGGCGGACTACATCAAGGCGGGCATGGCCTTCGATGCTGACGAGCGCCTTGATGCCGCGCACCACCTATTGCTGAGTGTGGATCAGGATTCCGACGTGGACGGGGCAGGCATCGATGCGGCGTGGGACGAGGTCATCGACCGCCGCGTCGAGGAGATCGTGAGTGGCAGGGCGGAACTTGTGGACGGGCGCGAGGCGCACGCTGGAGTCCGCGCCGAGATCGCCGCGCTCCGCAGGTGAACTTCGCCGGGCGCGATGGTGCTACATAGGTGCTACATTGGAATCATGAAGACAGTCAGTCAGCGTGAGTTGCGGAACGACTCCGGCGAGGTCATGCGGCAGGTCCAGCAAGGTGCCTCGTTTCGCGTGACCAGCCGCGGTGTCCCGATCGCGCACCTGGCACCGATCGAGGAAGACCCGCTGCAGGAACTGACCCTGCGAGAAGGCACCGGAGTCATGGAGTTTCCTCCCGGTTCGCAGGTACCGGAGTCAACCGAAGATGTCCTGTCGGAGCTTCGCGGCGACCGATGATCCTCCTCGATACCTCAGCACTGGCGAAGCTACTGGTAGACGAGCGGGAGTCGTCAGAGCTGCGCACTGCCCTTGCGAACGAGA is a genomic window of Ruania zhangjianzhongii containing:
- the dgoD gene encoding galactonate dehydratase, which codes for MIIERIETFQVAPRWLLVRLETEDGHVGWGEASLEGHAEAVQGAIDGYTDLLIGQDATRIEHLWHLMTRTGFYRGGPVFGSAVSGIDHALWDIKGKALGVPVHELLGGPVRDKVRVYGWIGGDDPSDVAAAIETQLATGLTAVKMNASGATEHLGSLAETTAILDRARAARETLGTEGDFAIDFHGRISPGYARRLLPLLEEFHPLFVEEPVVPELNTAWDQLVASTSIPIATGERLYSRWDTLPVLTAGVSVVQPDLAHAGGISETRRIAVLAETYGAAIAPHCPLGPLALAAALQVDFASSNFLIQEQSLGIHYNAGSAELTDYLLDTEVFTFADGYIHRPTGPGLGVQIDEAAVRRAAQSPHRWRTPGFHRTDGSIAEW
- a CDS encoding addiction module protein, with product MTPRLADYIKAGMAFDADERLDAAHHLLLSVDQDSDVDGAGIDAAWDEVIDRRVEEIVSGRAELVDGREAHAGVRAEIAALRR
- a CDS encoding type II toxin-antitoxin system Phd/YefM family antitoxin; amino-acid sequence: MKTVSQRELRNDSGEVMRQVQQGASFRVTSRGVPIAHLAPIEEDPLQELTLREGTGVMEFPPGSQVPESTEDVLSELRGDR